GCTGAGTATGAACCTTTGTCTCTGTAATTAACGAACGAATCAATTGATGTCGTGCCTCTTTTTTATTCATATCAGTTCCTTATTCCAAAAATTTTTTAAAATAATGCTTATTGCTATATAATAATTTCTTTCCCTTCAAATCAACAATGCCTTGATTCCGTAACTCCTTAAGTACATGGCTTACTGTCTCACGAGTCGTCGCACTCATGCTAGCAATCTCAGTTGTTGTAATAGGAAATGGTAGATAACCTTCCTCAATTGGGACTTCTAATAGAAGAGTCGCCAAGGATTGAACAACACGTGTCCTAGCACTTGAAGTAACCATATTTCGTAATCTTATTTCATGAATTTGTAGTAAGCGTGAGTATTTTTGACACAAGTGTCTCATCTGATTCATGTTGTTCTGTGAATATTCTTCATACAGTGACATAGGGATCAAAAAATAAGTGACATCTGTAATAACAACAGCTGAAAAATGGTAATGTTCCTCTAGAAAGAGCCCTCCATACGGAAAAATGGTTCCTTGTCTCACATAATCAGTATAAATAAAATCTCCCGAAACATCTGCTTGCTCTAACTTGGCATGCCCTGTTTCTATCAAAAATAAGGTATCACGTTTATCTCCCTCAAAAAACAAGGTATGATTTTTTAAGGCCTTACGATACTTAATATGAGCAACAATGTGATCAAACTGCTCAATAGTAAAATGTTTGAAATCCTCTAATCCTCTTAAATAGATATACTGTTCTTTTGAAATCACTCTGGTTTGTGAAACATTCCTTTCAGCCTATTTGCCTGTAGTAGCTTATATCCCTCATTATATCAAAAAACATAAGGCAAAACTATTTTTTTTAAACCAGTTAAGTTTTTTGAATAGCTTAAATATTATTGCTTTTTTAATTTTATTATGACATAATGTGGTTGCATATTACCTTAAAAGGAGACTTCACATGAAAACATTTATTGTTGATGATAGTTACTGGAAGTTGTTTCCCCATTCTAAAATTGGAGTTATATTAATCCATAACTACCAAATGAATGAAGACCTAGTAGACGAACTAGAACAGCTACTATCCCTTAGTAATAACCTAGCAAAAAAACATCTCCAAGAAGAGCAATTTAGCCAGAATGATGTCATCCAGACTTATCGAAAAGCTTACCAACAATTTAAAACTAAGAAAGGAGCCCGTTCCAGCATTGAAGCACTTTTAAAACGTGTTGATTCAGGCAATCCTGTCACATCAATAAGCCCTCTGGTTGATATCTACAATGCTGCCAGTCTCCAATTTGCTTTACCTATTGGTGCAGAAGATCTTGATACATTTGAAGGGGATTTGAGATTAACCATTACTAATGGTGGGGATGAATTTTACCTTATCGGAGATGATGAAAACAAGCCTACTCTACCAGGTGAATTGGCTTATATTGATAATGCTGGTGCAGTTTGTCGCTGCTTTAATTGGCGGGATGGAGCCAGGACCATGATTACGGATCAAACCGTCAATGCTTTTTTAGTCATTGAATTGATTGATATCACAAAAGAAGCAGAATTTAAAAAAGCTTTAGATTTTATTGAGGAAAAAACTAACTATTTCTTATCAGCTAAAACACAACAAATGATTTTAGATCAAAAACATACTAAAATAAATCTGAGCTAAATAATCTTTTTTCTAAAATAGTCGCCTATGAAAATAGAGATATCTATTTTCATTTTTTTTTAAGGATTTTTAAATTGATAAATTATCATTTTTGAATTAAATACGTTTAAAAATGTATAGAAATCGCTTACATTTATATAATGATACATTTTTTATCTAAAAACTGTTAACTTTTTAACAGTTTAGCTGTGAAATAATCCGTTCTTTTTTTAAAAAAAATAGTAAAATGAAAGCGTAAACAAAACGAGATAGTATTTATCATCTCACTATCATGAAAGGAGAATAGTATGTCTCACACAAGTCCAATTCATGTTTTCTCAGAGATTGGAAAACTCAAAAAAGTCATGTTGCATCGTCCAGGTAAAGAAATTGAAAACCTTATGCCGGACTATCTTGAACGTCTTCTTTTTGATGATATTCCATTTTTAGAAGACGCTCAAAAAGAACACGATGCCTTTGCTCAAGCACTTCGTGATGAAGGTGTTGAGGTCCTATACTTAGAAACTTTGACTGCTGAATCCCTAACCACGCCGGAAATAAAAGAAGCTTTTATTGATGAATATCTTTCAGAAGCTAATATCCGTGGTCGTGCTACCAAGAAAGCCATTCGCAAGCTACTCTTATCAATCGAGGACAATCAGGAACTCGTGGAAAAAACAATGGCAGGTATCCAAAAATCAGAACTTCCTGACATTCCAGATGAAGAAAAAGGATTGACGGATTTGGTTGAATCTGACTATCCATTCGCGATTGATCCTATGCCAAATCTATACTTCACACGCGACCCTTTTGCAACTATCGGCAAAGGCGTTTCACTAAACCATATGTTTGCTGAGACACGTAATCGTGAAACACTTTATGGTAAATATATCTTTACGCATCATCCAATCTATGGCGGTGGAAAAGTACCTCTAGTCTATGACCGTGATGAGACAACACGTATTGAAGGAGGAGATGAGCTTGTTCTATCGAAAGATGTTCTAGCTGTCGGTATTTCTCAACGTACCGATGCTGCTTCTATTGAAAAATTATTGGTTAACATCTTTAAAAAAGAGCTTGGTTTCAAGAAAGTACTGGCTTTCGAATTTGCCAACAATCGTAAATTCATGCACCTTGACACAGTGTTTACAATGGTTGACTACGATAAGTTCACTATTCATCCAGAAATTGAAGGAGATTTGAGAGTTTACTCTGTCACTTATGAAAATGACTCTCTCAAAATCGTCGAAGAAACAGGTGATTTAGCTGAACTATTGGCTAATAATCTCGGGATTGAAAAGGTTGAACTCATTCGCTGTGGAGGAGAAAATTTAGTTGCAGCCGGTCGTGAGCAGTGGAATGATGGATCAAACACATTGACAATTGCACCAGGGGTAGTCGTTGTTTACAATCGCAACACTATCACTAATGCAATCCTTGAATCTAAAGGTCTTCGATTAATCAAGATTCACGGAAGTGAATTGGTCCGCGGTCGTGGTGGACCACGTTGTATGTCAATGCCTTTCGAACGTGAAGAAATTTAATGCCTAGCAACTATAGAATCAATAGGCATTTATAGCCAGATATAAAGGTTCTATTATGCTAAAGATGATTAATAGTAAATGAACAAAAAGATAGGAGAATAACCCTTATGACTCAAGTATTTCAAGGACGTAGTTTTTTAGCAGAAAAAGATTTTACCCGTGAAGAACTCGAATACCTCATTGATTTTTCAGCTCATTTGAAAGACCTTAAAAAACGAGGTATCCCACATCGTTACCTAGAAGGCAAAAATATTGCCCTCTTATTTGAAAAAACATCTACACGTACACGCGCTGCTTTTACAACTGCTGCAATCGATCTTGGTGCTCATCCAGAATATCTAGGTGCTAATGATATTCAATTAGGGAAAAAAGAATCAACAGAAGATACTGCTAAAGTATTGGGACGTATGTTTGATGGTATTGAATTCCGAGGATTTAGTCAAAAGATGGTTGAAGAACTTGCTGAATTCTCTGGCGTTCCAGTTTGGAATGGTCTTACAGATGAATGGCATCCAACTCAAATGTTGGCAGACTATTTAACTGTAAAAGAAAACTTCGGTAAACTTGAAGGAATTACCCTAGTTTACTGTGGAGATGGTCGTAACAACATGGCAAACTCACTTTTGGTAACTGGTGCTATCCTTGGTGTTAACGTGCGCATCTTCTCACCAAAAGAGTTATTCCCTTCAGACGAAGTTGTCGCACTTGCGAAAGGCTACGCTAAAGAAAGTGGCGCAAAATTAGTCATCACTGAAGATGCCGACGAAGCTGTTAAGGGAGCTGACGTCCTCTATACCGATGTTTGGGTATCGATGGGAGAAGAAGATAAGTTTGAAGAACGTGTTAAATTATTGACACCATATCAAGTCAATATGGATCTTATCAAAAAAGCTGACAATGAAGATTTAATTTTCTTACATTGTCTCCCTGCTTTCCATGATACTAATACCGTTTATGGTAAAGATATCGAAGAAAAATTCGGTGTTAAAGAGATGGAAGTGACAGATGAAGTCTTCCGTAGCAAATATGGTCGTCACTTTGATCAAGCTGAAAATCGTATGCACACCATTAAAGCCGTTATGGCAGCAACTCTTGGAAATCTCTTTATCCCAAAAGTTTAAATAGTTAAGCGACTAATTCATCTACCGTTATTAGAAGGGCTGGACTGGCTAAAGCCCAGCCCTTTCATCATAGGCAAAAAGGTTACTTTAAGGAGAAAAACATGACAAATCGTAAAATAGTGGTTGCCTTGGGAGGAAATGCTATTCTTTCTAGTGACCCTAGTGCTCAAGCACAACAAAAGGCTTTAGAAGATACTGCCAAACACCTCGTTAAACTCATTAAAAATGGCGATGAGTTGATCATCACTCATGGTAATGGACCACAAGTTGGTAATCTCTTACTTCAAAATATCGCTGCTGATTCCGATAAAAACCCTGCCTTTCCATTAGACAGTCTCGTAGCTATGACAGAAGGATCTATTGGTTTCTGGCTTCAAAATGCCTTACAAAATGCTTTACTAGATGAAGGTATTGAAAAAGAAGTAGCATCTGTTATTACACAAGTTATTGTTGATAAAAATGACCCTGCTTTTAACAATCTTTCTAAACCAATAGGACCTTTCTATACAGAAGAAGAAGCTAAGGCTGAAGAAAAACGTACAGGTGCTACTTTTAAAGAAGACGCTGGCCGTGGTTGGCGTAAAGTTGTCGCTTCACCGAAACCTATCAACATTAAAGAAATCGAAACAATCCGTACTCTTTTAAACAGTGGCTCAGTTGTCATTGCTGCCGGTGGTGGCGGTATTCCTGTCATTCAAGAGGATAGCGGTCATCTAACTGGTGTTGAAGCCGTTATTGATAAAGATTTTGCTTCTCAAACACTCGCTGAGCTAGTAGATGCTGATCTTTTCATAGTGTTAACAGGAGTTGACTATGTCTTTGTAAACTTCAATAAACCAAATCAAACCAAACTAGAACGCGTATCTGTTGCAGAGCTAGAAGACTATATCAAAGAGGAACAATTTGCACCAGGTTCAATGCTCCCTAAAGTGGAAGCTACCATGGCTTTTGTCAATAATAAGCCAAACTCTAAAGCTGTCATTACTTCTTTAGAAAACCTAGGTGAGCTCATTGCTTCTGACAGTGGTACGATTATCGTAAAACATTAATTGAATGCAAAAGAAAGAACAGGTATCTCTTATGTCTAAAGAACCAAAAAAATTAGGGATTATTGCCTTAACAGCACTTATTATTAGTTCCTCCATTGGCGCTGGTATTTTTGCTATCCCTACAGATATGGCTGATGCTGCATCACCTGGTGGGGCTTTAATGGCCTGGCTTATTGCTGGTCTTGGGGTTCTAACTCTATGCCTATCTATCGTTAATATTATTAATAAAAAACCTGAACTCTCAGGTATTGTTAGCTACGCTGAAGACGGTTTTGGACCCTTTAATGGCTTTATCAGTGGTTGGGGATATTGGCTATCTGCTTGGTTAGGTAACGTTGCCTTTGCAACCATGATGATGAAGACAATCGGACGATTCTTACCAGCCTTCGGTGACGGTAGCAATCTATTATCTATTCTAGTTGCTTCTGTCATCCTATGGGGACTTTATTTCTTAGTTAATCGTGGTGTAGAGTCTGCCGCTTCTTTAAACACTATTATTACTCTTTGTAAACTTCTTCCCCTTGCCTTTTATATTATTTTAGCTATCCTTTTCTTTGATATTAATACATTTATGGATAATTTCTGGGGAACAACTTCTGGCAGTTTCGAACTATCATCTGTTATTAAGCAAATTCAAAGCTCAATGATGGTTATTATGTGGGTTTTTGTTGGTATTGAAGGTGCTGCTATGATGTCTGATCGAGCTAGTAGTAAAGCAATCGTTGGAAAATCAACCGTCCTTGGACTTATTGGACTTCTGGTGGTTTATATTGCTGCTTCCATTTTACCCTATGGTATCCTAGCACGTGAACAAATTGCTGGACTTCCAAATCCAGCTATGGGATATGTCCTAGCAGAAAATGTTGGAAGCTGGTTCCCAATTGTTGTCAACATCGCATTAATTATCTCTATTTTCGGTGCTTGGTTATCTTGGACAATGCTTCCCGCTGAAACAACCCTAATCATGGCCCAAAGAGACCTATTGCCTGCTAAATTTGGTAAATTAAACAATCAAGGTGTTCCTACTTACTCACTCTTTTTCATGACAGCCTTAACACAAGTTTTCATGTTCACTCTACTCTTCACCGAATCTGCTTACCAATTTGCCTATGCTCTCTGTACAGCTGCCATGTTTATCTCTTGGCTATATGTCGTTCTCTATCAGACAAAATTATCCAAATCCTTAAATGACACTAAACAAATGCTTCTAGGACTGATTGGTTCTGTATTCTTTATTTGGGTCATTTGGGCTTCTGGTATCGACTACTTCTTACTTTGTTTGATTGCTTACTTAGTAGGAATCTTCTTCTATATCCAAGCACGTAAACAAAAAGGCATCAAAAAAGTGTTTTCACAAGCTGAGTTAATTTTATTAGTCTTCCTTGTTGCCGGTGCCCTCCTTGCTATCTTTAGATTAGTAACAGGACAGATTTCATTTTAATAGACACAAAAGTCTGGTATAAAGAGGCGGGTAGCACTTGTCTCTTTTTACCATTCTGAAATAAAAAATGATATGATAATGTCAGAAAGGATACAATTATGAAAATCAATGCGTTTGGTGTTGAAGAATGGCTAAATGTCTGGGAAAATGATGCCATCTATGATATTGCTGGTAGTTCAATCGCTTCGATGACTCTTGAAGAGATTTTAGAGCTCAATCCCGCAGACAAAGAAAACTTACTTAACGAATTACTTCAGAAAAAAATGAATTATGGTTGGATTGAGGGATCTCCAGAATTCAAAAAAGAAGTTGCTAAACTATATCAAACCGTTAAACCCAGCCAAATACTGCAAACCAATGGAGCTACTGGAGCTAACTTTTTAGCTCTTTATAGTTTGATAGAACCTGGAGATCATGTCATTTCGCTTTACCCTACTTATCAGCAACTTTATGACATTCCACGTTCTTTTGGTGCTGATGTTTCACTTTGGAAAATTCGTGAAGAAGACAATTGGTTGCCGTCATTAGATGACCTACGCCAATTGATAAAACCAAATACCAAAATGATTTGTATCAATAATGCCAATAATCCTACTGGTGCTGTTATGGACAGGGTATTTTTGGAAGAATTAGTCTCAATTGCTGATCAAGTTGGTGCCTATATTGTTTCTGATGAAGTTTATAAACCACTGGAAGACAATATAGATGTTCCAGCTATTGTTGACCTCTATGACAAAGGAATCTCAACTAATAGCTTATCAAAAACGTATTCTGTCCCTGGTGTTCGTGTTGGATGGATTGTTTCAAATGATCAATTAGCTGATATTTTTCGCAAATACCGTGATTACACAATGATTTGTGCAGGTGTTTTTGATGATTTGATCACCACACATGTTTTAAAACATAAGGAATTCGTTTTAAAACGAAATCACGACATTGTATCGCGTAATTTAAAAATAGTAAAAGATTGGGTAGCTAATGAGCCAAGAGTATCATTAATCTTTCCAAGACACGTGTCAACCTCTTTTATTAAGTTAGATATTCCAGAAGAAACAGAAAGTTTTTGCATTCGTTTACTCAAAGAAAAAGGCGTTCTTCTCGTTCCTGGAAATCGTTTTGATATGCCTGGTTATGCTAGGCTCGGTTACTGTACTCACACAGAGACTTTGCAAAAAGGATTAGAAAAACTATCTGAATTTTTGAGAGAGTTCGATTAATTCTTGTAGCACAAATACCAGAGAAATTAAAGCTCTCTATCTTTAGGTAATACTAATCAGTTCTTTAATTCTAACTATTTGGTCACTATCCTAACAGCAGACATGGTTTAACTTATTGGTGATTCATAAACAATCGGTGACTATCCTAAATCATTTCTCGAAACCATAAAAAAACTAATCAGAAACTCAAATGTTATACTCGAAGAAAATCACAATCTGACTAGGAAAAGAGATGCAGATAGAACTGAAATTCATCAAGGTAATCTAGACAACGTCAGATTTTTATTCTTAATGAGTATTAGGCTTTCTGTTTGAACATCAAACCATGTTAAAAGGCTTAGAATCAACGTTTCTTGCCAACGTCATTCTAAGCCTTTTCTGTTTTTAAGCCCTTTTTTCCTATCAACTCTTTATCAATGCTTAAAAATAATTGATTCCCATCGCTTCTTTCACTTCTGAGAGCGTCTGTCCTGCTACAGCGCGTGCTTTTTCACTACCTTTTTCAAGCATGGCAAAGACTTGCCCCATATCCTTGGCAAATTCTAAACGACGCTCACGGATTGGTGATAATTCACGCTCCAAAATGTCCAAAAGATAACGCTTGGTTTTAACATCTCCAAGGCCACCTGATTGATAGTGTTCTTTCATAGCAGCAATATCCGTCTGATCTTCCTCACGACCAAAAATATCTAAATAATGGAAGACCATATTGCCTTCAATTTGTCCTGGATCTTCCACGCGAATGTGATTTGGATCTGTATACATACTCATGACTTTTTTACGGACAGTGTCCATATCGTCAGAAAGATAAATCCCATTGCCAAGTGACTTAGACATCTTAGCATTACCGTCAAGACCTGGCAGACGACCAGCAGCTTCGTTTTCTGGATACATCCCTTCTGGTTCGACCAAAACATCACACTTGTAAGTGTAGTTAAAGCTACGAACAATTTCACGTGTCTGCTCAATCATCGGTTTTTGATCATTTCCGACAGGTACAAGATTAGCTTTAAAAGCTGTGATATCAGCTGCTTGTGAAACAGGGTAAACCAAGAAGCCAGATGGAATAGACTCTCCAAAGCCTTTTTGAGCAATCTCTGTTTTAACAGTTGGATTGCGTTCCAAACGTGCCAACGATACCAAGTTCATGTAGTACATGGTCAATTCAGCTAATTCTGGAATCTGACTTTGGATGAAAATGGTTGATTTTTCTGGATCAAGACCCGCTGACAAGTAGTCCAAGGCTACATTCCCTATAGATTCTTTGATCATTTCTGATTCCTTAGCATGGTCTGTCAGAGCCTGTTGATCAGCCAAGAAAACGAACATGTCATATTTATCTTGATTTTGCAAAAGGACGCGATTTTTGAGGGATCCAACATAGTGTCCTAAGTGTAATTTCCCAGTTGGGCGATCTCCTGTTAAAATAATTGGTCTAGTCATTTTTTCTCCTTTACAGTTAGTTGACAACACTGTCAATTTCTTTAAAATAATCTTCTTTAGTGAGGGTGTAATGCATCATAGTGATAAAACGATTGGGAACTTTCTTATCAAGCTTAGCGTAAGGCTCTTCATGACTGAATCTCATACCAATCTTTTGCATGACCCGACCAGATGCTGGATTTTCTTTATCATGACGAGCAATCAAGCAATTCATATCGAGTTTTTCGAAAAAGAGGGTTGCAAAAACTCTTGCAGCTTCTGTCATATAACCTTGATTCCAAAAATGTTTATCTAAGGTGTAGCCAAATTCAGCACGACCTACGTCTTCTTTTAGATCATGCATGTCAATGGTGCCAATAAACTGGCCAGTCTCTTTTAGCTCAATACCCCAGCGTCCCAAGGGATGAGCTAGATAGATGCTAGCGATAATGTTTTTGGTTTCTTCCAGCGATTGATTGGCAGCAAAAGTCCAACGCACATTTTCTTCATCGGAAGCGTAAGCATACATTTCCTCAGCATCTGCCATTGTCACTGGACGAAGCACTAATCTCTCTGTTTCTAGCACTCTGTACTTATCTAATTTTTGATAGACATTTTCCATTCATCACCCTACTTTTAACATCAAAAAACTCACGTAGATCGATCTACGTGAGGGCGTTTACTAATCTGACGCGGTACCACCTCAATTAACACAGTTGTGTCATCTCTTACCTTATTAAGAATTAAGAAGCATGATACCATTTGGTTTCATGTGAAACATCAGCCCACTTGATTAAGTTGTCCTACTGGTTTACAGCAACCACCAGCTCTCTAAAAAAGATTAAACCTAACTACTTATCTGAATAGGTTTATTCTAAAAAAAACATTTCCAAATGTCAAGTTTTTAAAAAGCTATATTGACTTGATATGCAAGCTAATAGATAATATAAATAGACTCAAAATAATGATTAAAAACGACAGGAGAACAAGGTGTCAAAAAAAATAAAAAACTTTATATTGCTAAATATCGGTTCCTTAGTCACTGCAGTTGGTTTTAATGCTTTTTTCTTTCCCAATAATATTGTTACTGGTGGAATGAGTGGACTTGCTATCAGCTTACACGAAATTTTTGGTTGGGACACTGCCACATTTATGATGGTATCAAACATTCCACTGCTACTAATTTGCTATTTTTGCTTGGGAAAATCTATCTTTGTAAAAACCATTTATGGTTCATGGATCCTTCCTATCTTCATTAAACTAACGCAATTTTTACCGACAATCACTGAAACACCCATACTTGCGACATTATTTGGTGGTCTTATCGTAGGAGCTGGTTTAGGTATCGTTTTTTGGAGCGATTCATCAACTGGAGGAACAGGCGTTATCGTTCAATTACTTGGAAAATATACTCGTATTAGTCTTGGAAAAAGTGTTATTTTAATTGATGGTATTGTCACAGTCATTGGTTTTGTTGCCTTTGATAGTGATACTGTCATGTATTCCATTATTGGTTTAATCACTATCAGTTATGTTATTAATACGATTCAAACAGGTGTTACAACACTGGTAACCGTCTTTATCGTTTCACAAAATTATCAGCCAATCAAACACTATATTACGACTACTGCAGATCGTGGTGTAACAGAAATTCCAGTTAAAGGAGGCTATTCTGGCACAAATCAAATCATGTTAATGACAACGATCGCTGGTTATGAATTCACAAAATTACAAGAAGCTATTCTAAAGATTGATGAAACTGCCTTCATTACTGTTACCCCTGCTTCGCAAGCTCTAGGACGAGGATTTAGCCTTCAAAAAAGCCATGGACGCTTTGACGACGATATTCTCATGCCAATGTAATTGATTGATAAATAAGCATTTTTTAAGTAAAATGGAGTAGCATATTATAGATAAAATGAGGTAATCACATTGCTTACAGTTTCAGACGTATCTTTACGTTTTAGTGATCGCAAACTTTTTGATGATGTTAACATCAAATTTACAGAAGGAAATACTTACGGACTTATTGGTGCCAATGGTGCTGGGAAATCAACATTTTTGAAAATTCTAGCTGGTGATATTGAACCATCTACAGGCCATATTTCACTTGGCCCAGACGAGCGCCTATCTGTCCTTCGTCAGAACCACTTTGACTATGAAGAAGAACGCGCCATTGATGTTGTTATCATGGGTAACCAAGAACTCTACGACATCATGAAAGAAAAAGACGCTATCTACATGAAAGAAGACTTTTCTGATGAAGATGGTGTACGTGCCGCTGAGTTAGAAGGCC
The sequence above is drawn from the Streptococcus pluranimalium genome and encodes:
- a CDS encoding Crp/Fnr family transcriptional regulator, yielding MISKEQYIYLRGLEDFKHFTIEQFDHIVAHIKYRKALKNHTLFFEGDKRDTLFLIETGHAKLEQADVSGDFIYTDYVRQGTIFPYGGLFLEEHYHFSAVVITDVTYFLIPMSLYEEYSQNNMNQMRHLCQKYSRLLQIHEIRLRNMVTSSARTRVVQSLATLLLEVPIEEGYLPFPITTTEIASMSATTRETVSHVLKELRNQGIVDLKGKKLLYSNKHYFKKFLE
- a CDS encoding B3/B4 domain-containing protein: MKTFIVDDSYWKLFPHSKIGVILIHNYQMNEDLVDELEQLLSLSNNLAKKHLQEEQFSQNDVIQTYRKAYQQFKTKKGARSSIEALLKRVDSGNPVTSISPLVDIYNAASLQFALPIGAEDLDTFEGDLRLTITNGGDEFYLIGDDENKPTLPGELAYIDNAGAVCRCFNWRDGARTMITDQTVNAFLVIELIDITKEAEFKKALDFIEEKTNYFLSAKTQQMILDQKHTKINLS
- the arcA gene encoding arginine deiminase, whose translation is MSHTSPIHVFSEIGKLKKVMLHRPGKEIENLMPDYLERLLFDDIPFLEDAQKEHDAFAQALRDEGVEVLYLETLTAESLTTPEIKEAFIDEYLSEANIRGRATKKAIRKLLLSIEDNQELVEKTMAGIQKSELPDIPDEEKGLTDLVESDYPFAIDPMPNLYFTRDPFATIGKGVSLNHMFAETRNRETLYGKYIFTHHPIYGGGKVPLVYDRDETTRIEGGDELVLSKDVLAVGISQRTDAASIEKLLVNIFKKELGFKKVLAFEFANNRKFMHLDTVFTMVDYDKFTIHPEIEGDLRVYSVTYENDSLKIVEETGDLAELLANNLGIEKVELIRCGGENLVAAGREQWNDGSNTLTIAPGVVVVYNRNTITNAILESKGLRLIKIHGSELVRGRGGPRCMSMPFEREEI
- the argF gene encoding ornithine carbamoyltransferase produces the protein MTQVFQGRSFLAEKDFTREELEYLIDFSAHLKDLKKRGIPHRYLEGKNIALLFEKTSTRTRAAFTTAAIDLGAHPEYLGANDIQLGKKESTEDTAKVLGRMFDGIEFRGFSQKMVEELAEFSGVPVWNGLTDEWHPTQMLADYLTVKENFGKLEGITLVYCGDGRNNMANSLLVTGAILGVNVRIFSPKELFPSDEVVALAKGYAKESGAKLVITEDADEAVKGADVLYTDVWVSMGEEDKFEERVKLLTPYQVNMDLIKKADNEDLIFLHCLPAFHDTNTVYGKDIEEKFGVKEMEVTDEVFRSKYGRHFDQAENRMHTIKAVMAATLGNLFIPKV
- the arcC gene encoding carbamate kinase, coding for MTNRKIVVALGGNAILSSDPSAQAQQKALEDTAKHLVKLIKNGDELIITHGNGPQVGNLLLQNIAADSDKNPAFPLDSLVAMTEGSIGFWLQNALQNALLDEGIEKEVASVITQVIVDKNDPAFNNLSKPIGPFYTEEEAKAEEKRTGATFKEDAGRGWRKVVASPKPINIKEIETIRTLLNSGSVVIAAGGGGIPVIQEDSGHLTGVEAVIDKDFASQTLAELVDADLFIVLTGVDYVFVNFNKPNQTKLERVSVAELEDYIKEEQFAPGSMLPKVEATMAFVNNKPNSKAVITSLENLGELIASDSGTIIVKH
- the arcD gene encoding arginine-ornithine antiporter; translated protein: MSKEPKKLGIIALTALIISSSIGAGIFAIPTDMADAASPGGALMAWLIAGLGVLTLCLSIVNIINKKPELSGIVSYAEDGFGPFNGFISGWGYWLSAWLGNVAFATMMMKTIGRFLPAFGDGSNLLSILVASVILWGLYFLVNRGVESAASLNTIITLCKLLPLAFYIILAILFFDINTFMDNFWGTTSGSFELSSVIKQIQSSMMVIMWVFVGIEGAAMMSDRASSKAIVGKSTVLGLIGLLVVYIAASILPYGILAREQIAGLPNPAMGYVLAENVGSWFPIVVNIALIISIFGAWLSWTMLPAETTLIMAQRDLLPAKFGKLNNQGVPTYSLFFMTALTQVFMFTLLFTESAYQFAYALCTAAMFISWLYVVLYQTKLSKSLNDTKQMLLGLIGSVFFIWVIWASGIDYFLLCLIAYLVGIFFYIQARKQKGIKKVFSQAELILLVFLVAGALLAIFRLVTGQISF
- a CDS encoding aminotransferase encodes the protein MKINAFGVEEWLNVWENDAIYDIAGSSIASMTLEEILELNPADKENLLNELLQKKMNYGWIEGSPEFKKEVAKLYQTVKPSQILQTNGATGANFLALYSLIEPGDHVISLYPTYQQLYDIPRSFGADVSLWKIREEDNWLPSLDDLRQLIKPNTKMICINNANNPTGAVMDRVFLEELVSIADQVGAYIVSDEVYKPLEDNIDVPAIVDLYDKGISTNSLSKTYSVPGVRVGWIVSNDQLADIFRKYRDYTMICAGVFDDLITTHVLKHKEFVLKRNHDIVSRNLKIVKDWVANEPRVSLIFPRHVSTSFIKLDIPEETESFCIRLLKEKGVLLVPGNRFDMPGYARLGYCTHTETLQKGLEKLSEFLREFD
- the trpS gene encoding tryptophan--tRNA ligase; amino-acid sequence: MTRPIILTGDRPTGKLHLGHYVGSLKNRVLLQNQDKYDMFVFLADQQALTDHAKESEMIKESIGNVALDYLSAGLDPEKSTIFIQSQIPELAELTMYYMNLVSLARLERNPTVKTEIAQKGFGESIPSGFLVYPVSQAADITAFKANLVPVGNDQKPMIEQTREIVRSFNYTYKCDVLVEPEGMYPENEAAGRLPGLDGNAKMSKSLGNGIYLSDDMDTVRKKVMSMYTDPNHIRVEDPGQIEGNMVFHYLDIFGREEDQTDIAAMKEHYQSGGLGDVKTKRYLLDILERELSPIRERRLEFAKDMGQVFAMLEKGSEKARAVAGQTLSEVKEAMGINYF
- a CDS encoding GNAT family N-acetyltransferase, coding for MENVYQKLDKYRVLETERLVLRPVTMADAEEMYAYASDEENVRWTFAANQSLEETKNIIASIYLAHPLGRWGIELKETGQFIGTIDMHDLKEDVGRAEFGYTLDKHFWNQGYMTEAARVFATLFFEKLDMNCLIARHDKENPASGRVMQKIGMRFSHEEPYAKLDKKVPNRFITMMHYTLTKEDYFKEIDSVVN
- a CDS encoding YitT family protein; its protein translation is MSKKIKNFILLNIGSLVTAVGFNAFFFPNNIVTGGMSGLAISLHEIFGWDTATFMMVSNIPLLLICYFCLGKSIFVKTIYGSWILPIFIKLTQFLPTITETPILATLFGGLIVGAGLGIVFWSDSSTGGTGVIVQLLGKYTRISLGKSVILIDGIVTVIGFVAFDSDTVMYSIIGLITISYVINTIQTGVTTLVTVFIVSQNYQPIKHYITTTADRGVTEIPVKGGYSGTNQIMLMTTIAGYEFTKLQEAILKIDETAFITVTPASQALGRGFSLQKSHGRFDDDILMPM